A DNA window from Chryseobacterium sp. MEBOG06 contains the following coding sequences:
- a CDS encoding energy transducer TonB, with protein sequence MKKLFALAFIFSFVFGSAQISEFQRADSRYERKKKALYNKYPKPNDLRTKREWLLTEDKINAYKEALDKISEEEKKAIANDPPLKNKVTKEAEYETGKVSFLKMLYEAVDLDFLNYSSDTYRATLSFIVDSKGNALDAKIKGNNEDVNAFIQAAFYRIQDKGKWKPAEDKGKPVSSTVTIPLQLILKK encoded by the coding sequence ATGAAAAAGCTCTTTGCATTAGCATTCATTTTCTCTTTTGTCTTCGGAAGTGCCCAGATCTCTGAGTTTCAGAGAGCAGATTCCCGATATGAAAGAAAGAAAAAGGCCCTGTATAACAAATACCCAAAGCCTAACGATTTAAGAACTAAGCGGGAGTGGCTTCTTACTGAGGATAAGATAAATGCTTATAAAGAAGCTCTTGACAAAATTTCTGAAGAAGAAAAAAAAGCAATAGCTAATGATCCACCTCTAAAGAATAAGGTAACCAAAGAAGCAGAATATGAAACAGGAAAAGTTTCTTTTCTGAAAATGCTGTATGAAGCTGTTGATCTTGATTTTTTAAATTATTCTTCAGACACTTACAGGGCTACATTAAGCTTTATAGTAGATTCTAAAGGCAATGCATTAGATGCTAAAATTAAAGGAAACAATGAAGATGTAAATGCATTTATCCAGGCTGCCTTTTATCGTATACAGGATAAGGGCAAATGGAAACCTGCAGAAGATAAGGGGAAACCTGTTTCATCCACAGTTACTATTCCTTTACAACTTATATTAAAAAAATAA
- the pepT gene encoding peptidase T, whose translation MSTIEFNPLWKEKLLNRFLSYVKIYSTSDAESEATPSTERQWDIANYITEELRTIGLEDVSIDEHGYIMGYVPSNLENDDRPTIGFISHYDTSPDFSGENVKPQVWENYDGNDLLLNQATGFKLSPSKFESLKKYVGQTLITTDGTTLLGADDKAGCAEIVTAAEYLIAHPDIKHGRIAVGFTPDEEIGRGAHKFDVAKFGAEWAYTMDGGEVGELEYENFNAAGAVVKIHGLSVHPGYAYGKMVNAALLAAEFAQILPANETPATTKGFDGFYHLMDITADISEAKLQYIIRDHDAEKFEARKRFLEEKVAEFNQKHGEGTAEVEIKEQYRNMKQQFEGKMHIIDLAAKAMTEAGIEPKIKAIRGGTDGAQLSYMGLPCPNIFAGGINFHGPYEYVALESMEKATGVIINIVKA comes from the coding sequence ATGAGTACAATAGAATTCAATCCTTTATGGAAAGAGAAATTACTGAACCGTTTTCTTAGTTATGTAAAAATATATTCAACGAGTGATGCAGAAAGTGAAGCAACTCCTTCTACAGAGCGTCAGTGGGATATTGCCAATTATATTACAGAAGAATTGAGAACAATCGGTTTAGAAGATGTTTCAATTGATGAGCACGGTTATATTATGGGCTATGTTCCTTCTAACCTTGAAAATGATGACAGACCTACGATTGGTTTCATTTCACACTACGATACATCGCCTGATTTCAGCGGAGAAAATGTAAAGCCTCAGGTTTGGGAGAATTATGACGGGAATGATCTTTTACTGAACCAGGCTACAGGATTCAAGTTGTCTCCTTCAAAATTTGAAAGTTTAAAAAAATATGTTGGCCAGACTTTAATTACCACTGACGGAACTACCCTTCTTGGCGCTGATGATAAAGCGGGCTGTGCAGAAATTGTAACGGCTGCTGAGTATCTTATCGCTCATCCAGACATCAAGCATGGAAGAATTGCGGTAGGATTTACCCCGGACGAAGAGATCGGAAGAGGTGCTCATAAATTTGATGTAGCTAAATTCGGTGCTGAATGGGCCTATACAATGGATGGTGGAGAAGTAGGTGAATTAGAATATGAAAACTTTAACGCTGCAGGCGCTGTTGTAAAAATCCACGGACTGAGCGTACACCCTGGTTATGCTTATGGAAAAATGGTTAATGCTGCACTTTTAGCCGCTGAGTTCGCACAAATACTTCCAGCTAATGAAACTCCTGCAACCACTAAAGGTTTTGATGGGTTTTATCATTTAATGGATATTACAGCGGATATCTCTGAAGCTAAACTTCAATATATTATTCGTGATCATGATGCCGAAAAGTTTGAAGCGAGAAAGAGGTTCTTAGAAGAAAAAGTAGCTGAATTTAACCAAAAACACGGTGAAGGAACAGCTGAAGTGGAGATCAAAGAGCAATACAGAAATATGAAGCAGCAGTTTGAAGGTAAAATGCACATCATAGACCTTGCTGCAAAAGCAATGACAGAAGCAGGCATTGAGCCTAAGATCAAAGCAATCAGAGGAGGAACAGACGGTGCACAGTTATCCTACATGGGACTTCCTTGTCCAAACATCTTTGCAGGAGGAATCAACTTCCATGGGCCGTATGAATATGTAGCTCTGGAAAGTATGGAAAAAGCAACCGGTGTAATTATTAATATTGTAAAAGCGTGA
- a CDS encoding hydroxymethylglutaryl-CoA lyase encodes MFLTECPRDAMQGWGEFIPTDKKIDYINSLMDVGFDVLDCLSFVSPKAIPQMADSDEVAENIDKSRSNTKVSAIIGNYRGAEKALKHQSVDILGFPFSISETFQHRNTNKSQEEAFDEIIKMLELVKTEGKQLNIYFSMAFGNPYGEMWKWEDVDQWAQRFSEIGIKDILLSDTTGVATPETIALLFEKIPSKYPEINFGGHFHNRYEESYSKLKAAYDQGCRRFDSAIKGIGGCPMAKDDLVGNMPTEQVINFMSVEKADHKLNLLNFESSYNKAKDIFHF; translated from the coding sequence ATGTTTCTTACAGAATGTCCTAGAGATGCCATGCAGGGATGGGGAGAGTTTATCCCTACCGATAAAAAAATAGATTATATCAACTCACTTATGGATGTTGGTTTTGATGTATTGGATTGTCTGAGTTTTGTTTCTCCAAAAGCAATTCCGCAGATGGCTGACTCTGATGAGGTTGCCGAAAATATTGATAAGTCCCGCTCCAATACAAAAGTTTCTGCTATTATCGGAAATTACAGAGGTGCTGAAAAAGCACTGAAGCATCAGTCTGTCGATATTCTTGGATTTCCGTTTTCTATTTCCGAAACTTTTCAGCACAGAAATACCAATAAGAGTCAGGAAGAAGCTTTTGATGAGATCATTAAAATGCTTGAACTGGTAAAAACAGAAGGAAAACAGCTGAATATTTATTTCTCGATGGCTTTTGGAAACCCGTATGGAGAAATGTGGAAGTGGGAAGATGTAGACCAATGGGCACAGCGATTTTCAGAGATCGGGATAAAGGATATCCTGCTTTCTGATACAACCGGAGTGGCTACACCAGAAACGATTGCGCTTTTATTTGAGAAAATTCCTTCAAAATATCCTGAAATCAATTTCGGAGGACACTTTCATAACCGTTATGAAGAGTCTTATTCAAAACTGAAAGCAGCTTATGATCAAGGTTGCAGAAGATTCGACAGTGCTATCAAAGGAATCGGAGGATGTCCTATGGCTAAAGATGATTTGGTAGGTAATATGCCTACTGAGCAGGTGATCAACTTTATGAGTGTTGAAAAAGCAGATCACAAGCTGAATCTTTTAAACTTTGAAAGCTCTTACAATAAAGCGAAAGATATTTTTCATTTTTAA
- a CDS encoding sulfurtransferase, with amino-acid sequence MSPIISPSELKNLPSENLVILDARAGKDVQENYLEKHIKGARFIDLDKDLAETVENAAFGGRHPLPNPEKFAETLSNLGIAENSHIVVYDDKNGSNAAARAWWMLRSFGFKNVQVLDGGIQSAEKIGIEFSSGEETFEKSPLIRKEHWDLPVSDLEKVENELEKTSSTVIDVRDAYRYRGESEPIDLVAGHIPGAINIPFSENLDENGNFLKPEILKEKYGKILENKAEHLIIHCGSGVTACHTILALDYAGYPIPDLYVGSWSEWSRREGKEIAKEI; translated from the coding sequence ATGTCTCCAATAATCTCACCATCCGAATTGAAAAATCTTCCGTCAGAAAACCTCGTTATTCTTGATGCAAGAGCTGGAAAAGATGTTCAGGAAAACTACCTGGAAAAGCATATCAAAGGGGCCAGATTCATTGATCTGGATAAAGATCTGGCTGAAACAGTTGAAAATGCCGCTTTTGGAGGAAGACATCCGCTTCCAAACCCGGAGAAATTTGCTGAAACACTTTCTAATCTTGGGATTGCTGAAAATTCTCATATTGTAGTATATGATGACAAAAACGGATCGAATGCAGCTGCCAGAGCCTGGTGGATGCTGAGGTCTTTTGGATTTAAAAACGTTCAGGTTCTGGATGGAGGAATTCAGTCTGCAGAAAAGATTGGAATTGAATTTTCGTCTGGAGAAGAAACATTTGAAAAATCTCCACTGATAAGAAAAGAACATTGGGATTTGCCTGTTTCCGACTTAGAAAAGGTTGAAAATGAATTGGAAAAGACTTCTTCTACTGTCATTGATGTAAGAGATGCTTATCGTTATAGAGGAGAATCTGAGCCGATTGATTTGGTTGCCGGTCATATTCCTGGGGCTATTAATATTCCTTTTTCTGAAAATCTTGATGAAAACGGAAATTTTCTTAAGCCGGAAATTCTAAAGGAAAAATACGGTAAAATACTGGAAAATAAGGCTGAGCATTTGATCATCCACTGTGGATCGGGAGTTACAGCATGCCATACCATTTTAGCTTTAGATTATGCCGGATATCCGATCCCGGATCTGTATGTAGGTTCATGGAGTGAATGGAGCAGGAGAGAAGGAAAAGAAATTGCAAAAGAGATATAA
- a CDS encoding SUF system Fe-S cluster assembly protein, translating into MKFTDDQIADIGEEIIGVLKTVYDPEIPVDIYELGLIYDVQISDDADVKIIMTLTTPNCPVAETLPQEVKDKVAEVENVKSVDLELTFEPSWNKDMMSEEAKFELGML; encoded by the coding sequence ATGAAATTTACAGACGATCAAATTGCTGACATTGGTGAGGAAATCATTGGTGTACTGAAAACCGTATATGACCCCGAAATTCCGGTAGATATTTACGAATTAGGACTGATTTATGATGTCCAGATCTCCGATGATGCTGACGTAAAAATTATAATGACACTGACTACTCCGAACTGTCCTGTTGCTGAAACTCTTCCGCAAGAGGTAAAAGATAAAGTGGCTGAAGTAGAAAATGTAAAAAGCGTTGATTTAGAGCTTACTTTCGAACCGAGCTGGAATAAAGATATGATGAGCGAGGAGGCAAAGTTTGAACTGGGAATGCTTTAA
- a CDS encoding 3'-5' exonuclease: protein MIQHIPLERVLFLDIETVPQAASWDDLSETDQYLWDKKTRFQRKEEVTAEEFYERAGIMAEFGKIICITIGMIEKNETLKIKSFSGHDEKKMLREFGEIFNSPRLNNVILCAHNGKEFDFPWIARRYLINGMQPPAPFQMFGKKPWEIPHIDPMELWKFGDYKSFVSLELLAHVFGIPTPKDDIDGSMVSSIYYIEKDLQRIVDYCEKDVLTLANIFRRMRQEDLLKRNINLD from the coding sequence ATGATACAGCACATACCATTAGAAAGAGTCTTATTTCTTGATATTGAAACCGTTCCTCAGGCTGCATCCTGGGATGATTTATCTGAAACAGACCAATATCTCTGGGACAAGAAAACAAGATTTCAGAGAAAAGAAGAAGTCACCGCAGAAGAATTTTATGAAAGAGCAGGCATTATGGCCGAGTTCGGAAAAATTATCTGCATCACCATAGGAATGATTGAGAAGAATGAAACGTTGAAAATAAAAAGCTTCTCAGGACATGATGAAAAGAAAATGCTCAGAGAATTTGGTGAAATTTTCAACAGTCCAAGACTTAATAATGTCATTCTCTGTGCCCATAACGGAAAAGAATTTGATTTTCCATGGATTGCAAGACGATACCTGATCAATGGAATGCAGCCTCCCGCTCCATTTCAGATGTTTGGAAAAAAACCATGGGAGATCCCTCATATAGACCCCATGGAACTATGGAAATTCGGGGATTATAAGAGTTTTGTATCACTGGAATTATTGGCTCATGTATTCGGTATTCCCACTCCGAAGGATGATATTGACGGCTCAATGGTTTCATCAATTTACTACATAGAAAAAGACTTGCAGCGAATTGTTGATTATTGTGAAAAAGATGTCTTAACTTTGGCAAATATTTTCCGGCGTATGCGTCAGGAAGATTTGTTGAAAAGGAATATCAATCTAGATTAA
- a CDS encoding tRNA-binding protein, with the protein MTVKPDITWADFEKIDIRCGTIIAVNDFEKARNPSYQLEIDFGDLGILKSSAQITTLYEKEDLVGKQILAVVNFPKKQIANFFSECLVLGVYGEDKKDVTLISPSLPVKNGMQLG; encoded by the coding sequence ATGACAGTAAAACCAGATATTACCTGGGCAGATTTTGAAAAAATAGACATCCGCTGCGGAACAATAATCGCTGTAAACGATTTCGAAAAAGCAAGAAATCCCTCTTACCAACTGGAAATTGACTTCGGGGACTTAGGAATCCTAAAATCGTCAGCACAGATTACTACTCTTTATGAAAAAGAAGACCTTGTAGGAAAACAAATCTTAGCAGTCGTTAATTTCCCTAAAAAACAGATTGCCAATTTCTTCAGCGAATGCCTTGTACTGGGAGTATATGGTGAAGATAAAAAAGACGTCACTCTTATATCTCCCTCACTACCCGTAAAAAACGGAATGCAGCTAGGATAA